One Egibacteraceae bacterium genomic window carries:
- a CDS encoding glycosyltransferase family 2 protein: MGKPRREEASGAAAVEDAGVTLSVVIPVYNEEAILAETVAAVVQALRQDDNVPSFEVIVSENGSSDGTRAVARELADRYGEVVVLESDVADYGAAMREGFRAASGAFIVNFDADYYDMEFVRRALVADGDIVIAAKGITGSDDTRTLVRRVASRVFGFLVRGLLSLQVSETHGMKVFRRGAVEPLIPDVQATKDLFDTELVALAEKRGLEIVELPIRTAEMRHSRSAMLTRVPRTVWGLVMMRRRLRASQRLGPPDEPDEDERRERRCEASGMLSDDVLPGRRLFVLRHGAVAVTGSEDSFVALDEAGVTVVAVLLDRASVGTGSEIADELDRLAQLSPAQLVGTARPSSSAESTVADGHAAFFDLAGTKRPALNRRLEAVVLLRTPPDPATWEELIVELGGQLAGVYRLDGDGTVPLEVPDELRSRDRPGWLKPATRVAGVVMLLAGIAVLAVVVRDQVDRTADAPPTQTAVRDVAMGVPAAATHNQWIGQDRVLRTSDGRLLAVYGTDQGLSVVEDHRNYGRAWHEPEVLPGIPAVSTSAALDDADRLHVAFSDGSGVHYAVVEEHDGQWTPNASVELDAATQTPYVDIAYDEAADLAHVVWVEEAPTGQSPRWAAVGEADGSMQVVAADRLAPRGTDMPVLVNVAAGPGSPVVATYRRGDAPIGWFARGLPAAGDGTLTWGQEERVPTEAGIGAAAVALDAGGTAHLVLRDSTSFALTYFTRSPAGQWSGGETAVDAETIEEIDFPSLTVDRSSRVVYLFFQTDRVRPAPGVQIAVRDPVHGWQPPLTAASPAAIPHGAAFPTALSTTAGAPVVLWTSGGASPVVQAAVVAP, from the coding sequence ATGGGGAAGCCTCGCCGGGAGGAGGCGAGCGGCGCGGCCGCCGTCGAGGACGCCGGCGTGACCCTGTCGGTGGTGATCCCCGTCTACAACGAGGAGGCCATCCTCGCCGAGACGGTCGCTGCGGTCGTGCAGGCACTGCGACAAGACGACAACGTCCCCTCCTTCGAGGTGATCGTCTCGGAGAACGGCAGCAGCGACGGCACGCGCGCGGTCGCCCGGGAGCTCGCCGACCGCTACGGCGAGGTGGTCGTCCTCGAGTCTGACGTCGCCGACTACGGGGCAGCGATGCGTGAGGGCTTCCGGGCGGCCAGCGGGGCCTTCATCGTCAACTTCGACGCCGACTACTACGACATGGAGTTCGTCCGGCGGGCGCTCGTGGCCGACGGCGACATCGTCATCGCCGCCAAGGGCATCACCGGTTCGGACGACACCCGCACGCTGGTGCGCCGGGTGGCGTCTCGGGTGTTCGGGTTTCTCGTCCGTGGCCTGCTTAGCCTGCAGGTCTCCGAGACGCACGGGATGAAGGTGTTTCGGCGCGGGGCCGTCGAGCCCCTGATACCCGACGTCCAGGCGACAAAGGACCTGTTCGACACCGAGCTCGTCGCACTGGCCGAGAAGCGCGGCCTTGAGATCGTCGAGCTCCCGATCCGAACCGCCGAGATGCGCCACTCCCGGTCCGCGATGCTCACGCGCGTTCCCCGGACGGTCTGGGGGCTCGTGATGATGCGCCGGCGCCTGCGCGCGTCGCAGCGGCTGGGACCGCCAGACGAGCCCGACGAGGATGAGCGGCGTGAACGGCGCTGCGAGGCATCCGGCATGTTGAGCGACGACGTCCTCCCCGGCCGGCGCCTGTTCGTGCTCCGCCACGGGGCGGTGGCCGTCACCGGCAGCGAGGACAGCTTCGTGGCGCTCGACGAGGCCGGCGTGACCGTCGTTGCGGTGCTGCTCGACCGTGCGAGCGTCGGCACCGGCTCGGAGATCGCCGACGAGCTCGACCGCTTGGCGCAGCTGAGCCCGGCGCAGCTCGTTGGTACGGCGAGACCCTCCTCATCCGCGGAATCGACAGTCGCCGACGGACACGCCGCGTTCTTCGACCTCGCCGGCACGAAGCGGCCCGCGCTCAACCGGCGCCTGGAGGCGGTCGTGCTCCTTCGCACCCCGCCCGACCCAGCGACCTGGGAGGAGCTCATCGTCGAGCTCGGAGGCCAGCTCGCGGGCGTCTACAGGCTCGACGGGGACGGGACCGTGCCCCTGGAAGTCCCCGACGAGCTGCGATCGCGGGACCGGCCCGGCTGGCTGAAGCCCGCCACCCGCGTCGCGGGGGTGGTGATGCTCCTCGCAGGCATAGCCGTGCTCGCGGTGGTCGTCCGCGACCAGGTCGACAGGACCGCTGACGCGCCCCCCACCCAAACCGCGGTGCGCGACGTCGCCATGGGAGTCCCCGCAGCGGCCACCCACAACCAGTGGATCGGCCAGGACCGTGTCCTTCGCACCTCAGACGGGAGGTTGCTCGCGGTCTATGGCACTGACCAGGGCCTTTCCGTGGTGGAGGACCACCGCAACTACGGACGGGCCTGGCACGAACCCGAGGTGCTCCCCGGCATTCCCGCCGTCTCGACCAGCGCCGCCCTCGACGACGCCGACCGCCTGCACGTCGCGTTCAGCGACGGCTCAGGAGTCCACTACGCGGTTGTCGAGGAGCATGACGGGCAGTGGACGCCGAACGCCTCCGTCGAGCTCGATGCTGCGACGCAGACCCCCTACGTCGACATCGCCTACGACGAGGCGGCGGACCTCGCCCACGTCGTCTGGGTCGAGGAGGCTCCGACAGGTCAGTCCCCGCGCTGGGCCGCGGTCGGTGAAGCCGACGGCAGCATGCAGGTAGTCGCCGCGGACCGCCTGGCCCCGCGGGGCACGGACATGCCCGTCCTCGTCAACGTTGCCGCCGGCCCCGGCTCGCCGGTCGTGGCGACCTACCGGCGAGGCGACGCCCCCATCGGCTGGTTCGCGCGCGGTCTGCCCGCCGCTGGTGACGGCACGCTGACGTGGGGACAAGAAGAGCGCGTCCCCACCGAGGCCGGCATCGGCGCCGCCGCGGTGGCGCTCGACGCCGGCGGGACCGCGCATCTGGTCCTCCGCGACAGCACGTCCTTCGCGCTCACCTACTTCACCCGCAGCCCCGCGGGGCAATGGAGCGGGGGCGAGACCGCCGTCGATGCCGAAACCATCGAGGAGATCGACTTCCCCTCGCTCACCGTCGATCGCTCCTCCCGAGTCGTGTACCTGTTCTTCCAGACGGACCGCGTCCGGCCCGCGCCCGGTGTGCAGATCGCGGTGCGTGACCCTGTGCACGGATGGCAGCCGCCCCTGACCGCGGCGTCCCCCGCCGCCATCCCGCACGGTGCCGCCTTCCCCACGGCCTTGAGCACCACGGCAGGAGCGCCGGTCGTGCTGTGGACGAGCGGGGGGGCAAGCCCGGTCGTGCAGGCTGCGGTGGTCGCCCCGTGA
- a CDS encoding ABC transporter ATP-binding protein, whose translation MSALLDVSDLRVAYGGDVHALRGVSFSLDRGESLAVVGESGSGKSTLAMSLAGLIQPPDAGGSVRVDGQELLGATGDLLRTLRWDRVALCLQNAPFNPVATVGDQVAEPLRDRRGMSRSAARRRVEALAEQVSLDPALMGRYPHQLSGGERRRAYLAMALVLEPDLVVLDEPTAGLDPATRHDLVAHIAGLTSSHGFALVVVSHDLPDATRMADRTMVLYAGEAMEYGATRRVLQSPAHPYSWALVNTFPVMSTTKDLRPIRGHGPDPRAVPPGCPFHPRCTQVEPICWEEHADLRESRGRQVACHFGGVKTLLAAVGVHKTFVDGRRRVRAVRGVSFTLQEGESIGLVGPSGSGKSTLARMVTGHLDPDGGEVWLEEEVVTASWRKDARRLRRRIQLVMQDPWDALSPRLPVAELVAEPLLFADDPPGPKERLVAVEEALDGVGLPTSGEFLGARTHELSGGQLQRVALARALVIKPKVLVADEPTAMLDASEQARLLVVLRERQTEMGLGLVIISHDLAVVRKVTDRMVILDAGRVVEEGPSNVVSTVPASATGMSLLKWAPTFSIGADASGQEQAVGERVAEWPSDSR comes from the coding sequence GTGAGCGCCCTCCTCGACGTGTCGGACCTCAGGGTGGCCTATGGGGGCGACGTCCACGCCCTCCGCGGTGTGAGCTTCAGCCTCGACCGGGGGGAGTCCCTCGCCGTCGTCGGCGAGAGCGGGTCGGGCAAGTCGACCCTGGCCATGAGCCTCGCAGGACTCATCCAGCCCCCCGACGCCGGTGGCAGCGTGCGCGTCGACGGCCAGGAGCTCCTCGGCGCCACGGGCGACCTGCTGCGGACGCTGCGGTGGGACCGCGTCGCTCTCTGCCTCCAGAACGCCCCGTTCAACCCCGTCGCGACCGTCGGGGACCAGGTCGCCGAACCGCTGCGCGACCGGCGCGGCATGTCGCGCTCCGCCGCACGGCGCCGGGTCGAGGCGCTGGCCGAGCAGGTGTCGCTCGACCCGGCGCTCATGGGCCGCTACCCGCACCAGCTGTCGGGTGGTGAGCGCCGCCGCGCCTACCTCGCGATGGCGCTCGTGCTGGAGCCGGACCTCGTGGTGCTCGACGAGCCCACGGCGGGCCTCGACCCCGCGACGCGCCACGACCTCGTCGCGCACATCGCCGGGCTGACCTCCTCCCACGGCTTCGCCCTCGTCGTCGTGTCGCACGACCTGCCCGACGCCACCCGTATGGCGGACCGCACCATGGTGCTCTACGCCGGTGAGGCGATGGAGTACGGGGCGACGCGTCGGGTGCTCCAGTCGCCGGCGCACCCCTACAGCTGGGCGCTTGTCAACACCTTCCCCGTCATGAGCACCACGAAGGACCTCCGCCCCATCCGCGGCCACGGTCCCGATCCCCGCGCGGTCCCCCCCGGCTGCCCGTTCCACCCCCGATGCACGCAGGTTGAGCCGATCTGCTGGGAGGAGCACGCCGACCTCCGTGAATCGCGGGGCCGGCAGGTCGCCTGCCACTTCGGCGGCGTGAAGACGCTGCTGGCCGCGGTCGGCGTGCACAAGACGTTCGTCGACGGCCGCCGCCGGGTCCGCGCCGTTCGCGGCGTCTCGTTCACCCTGCAGGAAGGAGAGTCCATCGGTCTCGTCGGGCCGTCGGGCAGCGGCAAATCGACCCTCGCCCGCATGGTCACCGGTCACCTCGACCCCGACGGCGGCGAGGTGTGGCTCGAGGAGGAGGTGGTGACGGCGTCGTGGCGCAAGGACGCCCGCCGGCTGCGCCGGAGAATCCAGCTCGTCATGCAGGACCCGTGGGATGCGCTCTCCCCCCGGCTGCCGGTTGCCGAGCTCGTCGCCGAGCCGTTGCTGTTCGCCGACGACCCTCCGGGGCCCAAAGAGCGCCTGGTCGCCGTGGAGGAGGCGCTCGACGGCGTCGGCCTGCCCACCTCGGGGGAATTCCTCGGGGCGCGCACGCACGAGCTGTCGGGGGGCCAGCTGCAGCGGGTCGCCCTGGCGCGCGCCCTCGTCATCAAGCCGAAGGTGCTCGTGGCCGACGAGCCGACCGCCATGCTCGACGCCTCCGAGCAGGCGCGGCTGCTCGTCGTGCTTCGCGAGCGGCAGACGGAGATGGGCCTCGGCCTCGTCATCATCTCCCATGACCTCGCCGTGGTCCGCAAGGTCACCGACCGCATGGTCATCCTCGACGCCGGCAGGGTGGTCGAGGAGGGACCGTCCAACGTCGTATCGACCGTACCGGCCAGCGCGACGGGCATGTCCCTGCTGAAGTGGGCGCCGACCTTCTCCATAGGGGCGGACGCCAGCGGGCAGGAGCAAGCGGTCGGCGAAAGGGTGGCCGAGTGGCCGAGCGACAGCAGGTGA
- a CDS encoding ABC transporter permease produces MSRTAHRTTGPLPDASEEEAGQTEVVQEAFEGRRTRWAPILSYALTVLVLVTLNFAVPRLMPGDPIDALLAQGSPNYVADDAVREELARYYNLDAPLPRQYLSYLANLATGDLGHSIHFNRPVSHDLRERLPWTLLLITLAMILSIAIGLPAGIHSAWKRGRRVDRGLLGFFLSVQNLPIYFVGAMVLLVFAARLRLFPLGGASTPFADYGPLATVLDVGHHLALPVLLMALQFAAFQYLVMRSAMVSELGADYLLGGRAKGLRKRRLQYAYAGRNALLPVITVIGMQFSLAVTSAIFIEQIFAYPGLGLYMFNAVFVRDYPAMQGAFLVLTVMVVTANLVVDLLYRRLDPRTAA; encoded by the coding sequence GTGAGCCGGACCGCACACCGAACCACCGGACCGCTGCCCGACGCGTCCGAGGAGGAGGCAGGCCAAACCGAGGTGGTGCAGGAGGCGTTCGAGGGCCGAAGGACACGTTGGGCCCCGATCCTGTCCTACGCCCTCACGGTGCTCGTGCTCGTCACGCTGAACTTCGCGGTGCCCCGGCTCATGCCCGGGGACCCCATCGACGCGCTGCTCGCTCAAGGCTCGCCGAACTACGTCGCCGACGACGCTGTGAGGGAGGAGCTCGCCCGCTACTACAACCTCGACGCACCGCTTCCCCGCCAGTACCTGAGCTACCTCGCGAACCTCGCCACCGGCGACCTCGGCCACTCCATCCACTTCAACCGTCCGGTGAGCCACGACCTTCGTGAGCGCCTGCCCTGGACACTGCTGCTGATCACGCTCGCGATGATCCTGTCGATCGCCATCGGACTACCCGCAGGCATCCACTCGGCGTGGAAACGCGGCCGGCGAGTCGACCGCGGCCTCCTCGGGTTCTTCCTGTCGGTGCAGAACCTGCCGATCTACTTCGTCGGCGCGATGGTGCTCCTGGTTTTCGCCGCCAGGCTCAGGCTGTTCCCTCTCGGCGGCGCGAGCACCCCGTTCGCCGACTACGGGCCCCTCGCCACCGTCCTCGACGTCGGGCACCATCTCGCGCTGCCCGTTCTGCTCATGGCCCTGCAGTTCGCCGCGTTCCAGTATCTCGTGATGCGTTCGGCCATGGTCAGCGAGCTCGGGGCCGACTACCTGCTCGGCGGTCGGGCGAAGGGACTGCGGAAACGCCGGCTGCAGTACGCCTATGCCGGCCGCAACGCGCTCCTGCCGGTGATCACCGTCATCGGTATGCAGTTCAGCCTCGCCGTCACGAGCGCCATCTTCATCGAGCAGATCTTCGCCTACCCGGGCCTCGGCCTCTACATGTTCAACGCCGTGTTCGTCCGTGACTACCCGGCCATGCAGGGGGCCTTCCTCGTCCTGACCGTCATGGTCGTCACCGCCAACCTCGTCGTGGACCTCCTCTACCGGCGTCTCGACCCGAGGACGGCAGCATGA
- a CDS encoding ABC transporter substrate-binding protein: MAERQQVKLLGRRAFLRGAAGALGAAVLSACTRNGTGGARGGAAGGPTIRMQGGQFGLPTPFAYIAAPGYWRMSYLFDTLLWADSTGEQLPWLASGHERSEDGLVHTLQLRDATWHDGRPLTPRDVVFTFDYFGSQVLSPLAIAAPHGVAEVTQAGERTVQIRLEQPDVTFEKAVLGSVPIIPEHVWSQIDNPQAASGDDTLVGTGPYRLVARDLPQGRLAFDANDDYFLGPPFVRRIEMITVDDELVAVRAGQLDGGQAPVEGVRNDVIDPFRSDPAFGVLEHETAFAFPLFWNLERGGALADVRFRQACLMAIDREDIVRRLLTGNGTVGNPGFLPPGHPYHVEVDQYAYDREAANALLDEAGYARTSPSGLRQSPDGAPLRFTLFVHDSVPPALPELIAANLAEVGVELDQQMVDLVRLFGIKTQGTYDLLISLYPGPVGTTPNSDPDILRPVYHSNPPNQLYAAAGYDNSELDELLDRQRTILDDSERREVVGDIQRTVARDLPLTILYYTTMFFVFRQDVFDGWYYTEGGFGPGIPDAYNKHAFVTGKKTGLETPRRAGS, from the coding sequence GTGGCCGAGCGACAGCAGGTGAAGCTCCTCGGCAGGCGGGCGTTCCTGCGTGGGGCGGCGGGGGCGCTCGGTGCGGCGGTGCTGAGCGCATGCACCCGCAACGGCACGGGCGGCGCCCGGGGGGGCGCTGCAGGCGGGCCGACCATCCGCATGCAGGGCGGGCAGTTCGGCTTGCCTACCCCCTTCGCGTACATCGCCGCGCCCGGCTACTGGCGGATGAGCTACCTGTTCGACACCCTGCTGTGGGCAGACTCGACGGGTGAACAGTTGCCCTGGCTGGCCTCGGGCCACGAGAGGTCGGAGGACGGGCTCGTGCACACGCTCCAGCTGCGTGACGCCACCTGGCACGACGGCAGGCCGCTGACGCCCCGCGACGTCGTCTTCACCTTCGACTACTTCGGCTCGCAGGTTCTCTCCCCCCTGGCGATCGCCGCCCCTCACGGCGTCGCCGAGGTGACCCAGGCGGGGGAGCGCACGGTGCAGATCCGCCTGGAGCAGCCGGACGTCACCTTCGAGAAGGCGGTGCTCGGCTCGGTTCCCATCATCCCCGAACACGTGTGGTCACAGATCGACAACCCGCAAGCCGCCTCCGGCGACGACACGCTCGTGGGCACCGGCCCCTACCGGCTCGTGGCCCGAGACCTGCCGCAGGGCCGCCTCGCCTTCGACGCCAACGACGACTACTTCCTCGGCCCACCGTTCGTGCGGCGCATCGAGATGATCACGGTCGACGACGAGCTCGTGGCCGTGCGCGCCGGGCAGCTCGACGGCGGCCAGGCGCCGGTGGAAGGCGTGCGGAACGACGTCATCGACCCGTTCCGGAGCGATCCAGCCTTCGGTGTCCTCGAGCACGAGACCGCGTTCGCCTTCCCGCTGTTCTGGAACCTCGAACGGGGGGGCGCGCTGGCCGACGTCCGCTTCCGCCAGGCGTGCCTCATGGCCATCGATCGCGAGGACATCGTCCGTCGGCTGCTGACGGGCAACGGCACGGTCGGCAACCCTGGATTCCTTCCTCCCGGCCACCCCTACCACGTTGAGGTCGACCAGTACGCCTACGATCGGGAAGCGGCCAACGCGCTCCTCGACGAAGCGGGTTACGCGCGAACGAGCCCGAGCGGGCTGCGCCAATCCCCGGACGGAGCGCCCCTGCGGTTCACCCTGTTCGTGCACGACAGCGTCCCGCCCGCACTACCGGAGCTCATCGCCGCCAACCTCGCCGAGGTCGGCGTGGAGCTCGACCAGCAGATGGTCGACCTCGTGCGGCTGTTCGGCATCAAGACCCAGGGCACCTACGACCTGCTCATCTCGCTGTATCCCGGCCCCGTGGGGACGACGCCGAACTCCGACCCCGACATCCTGCGTCCCGTCTACCACTCGAACCCACCCAACCAGCTCTACGCCGCCGCCGGGTACGACAACTCCGAGCTCGACGAGCTCCTCGACCGGCAGCGCACGATCCTCGACGACTCCGAGCGCCGCGAGGTCGTCGGCGACATCCAGCGGACCGTCGCGCGGGACCTACCGCTGACCATCCTCTATTACACGACGATGTTCTTCGTCTTCCGTCAGGACGTCTTCGACGGGTGGTACTACACCGAAGGCGGGTTCGGTCCCGGGATCCCCGACGCCTACAACAAGCACGCCTTCGTCACCGGCAAGAAGACCGGGCTGGAAACGCCCCGTCGGGCGGGAAGCTGA
- a CDS encoding ABC transporter permease encodes MSRLLTEVRRSPLLAVGVVVVTVLATVAVLAPYIAPFDPKAIVGNALEEPSSRHLLGTNDAGADIFSELVWGARSTLVVAASATALVLAIGVLLGLVAGLRGGVVETLVMRSADVVLAIPAIPLLIFIASMAGPSRTVAIVSIGLLGWPQVARVVRSQTLSLRNRGFVHAARGYGADPLFVMRRHLLPALGPIIAANLAFMAGLAVTIEAGLAFIGLGDPTTASWGAILERALRHQAIYVTSMWVWWLLPAGLAITVAVLGFTFIGVGLEPRFNPRWTRFA; translated from the coding sequence ATGAGCCGCTTGCTGACCGAGGTGCGGCGCTCGCCGCTGCTCGCCGTGGGCGTGGTCGTCGTGACGGTGCTGGCGACCGTCGCGGTCCTTGCGCCCTACATCGCTCCGTTCGACCCGAAGGCGATCGTCGGCAACGCCCTCGAGGAACCGTCGTCCCGCCACCTGCTCGGCACGAACGACGCGGGCGCCGACATCTTCTCCGAGCTCGTCTGGGGTGCGCGCTCCACCCTGGTGGTGGCAGCGAGCGCCACCGCGCTCGTCCTGGCCATCGGTGTCCTGCTGGGCCTCGTCGCCGGACTGCGGGGCGGGGTTGTGGAAACCCTCGTCATGCGCTCGGCCGACGTCGTGCTCGCCATCCCGGCCATCCCGCTGCTCATCTTCATCGCCTCGATGGCCGGCCCCAGCCGCACGGTCGCGATCGTGAGCATCGGCCTCCTCGGCTGGCCGCAGGTCGCTCGGGTCGTCCGCAGCCAGACACTGAGCCTGCGCAACCGGGGCTTCGTGCACGCCGCCCGAGGGTACGGCGCTGACCCGCTGTTCGTCATGCGCCGCCATCTGCTGCCCGCGCTCGGACCGATCATCGCGGCCAACCTCGCGTTCATGGCCGGGCTCGCGGTCACGATCGAGGCCGGGCTCGCCTTCATCGGCCTGGGCGACCCGACCACCGCCAGCTGGGGAGCCATCCTCGAGCGGGCACTCCGCCACCAGGCGATCTACGTCACCTCGATGTGGGTGTGGTGGCTGCTGCCCGCAGGGCTGGCGATCACGGTGGCCGTGCTGGGATTCACCTTCATCGGCGTCGGGCTCGAGCCCCGGTTCAACCCCCGCTGGACGAGGTTCGCGTGA